One window of the Podospora pseudocomata strain CBS 415.72m chromosome 7, whole genome shotgun sequence genome contains the following:
- the CTR9 gene encoding protein required for normal CLN1 and CLN2 G1 cyclin expression (BUSCO:EOG09260EAZ; EggNog:ENOG503NX05; COG:P) — MASTYANGSLNGAANGLATHAPTSRRFADIPQTIDIPVQDSAQDQDEDPQAVEVNLEELADDPTELCTLLEMEHAARTYWMTVALAYAKQKKVDFAIEILSRGVVAMQSNQREKLTVITCLCWMYLWKSREAPRVAPEGTDARTKEYYLQQATQSLNDASRLNPAFPPLFLARGVLLLLKASLQSPSQDPNGVDVQKSEHVRNALKSFEEAIRVSHGKNMLASMGKARALFSLAKYQESLAAYQDVLAKMPDLVDPDPRIGVGCCLWQLGYKDDAKGAWERSLEISPDSKIAKILLGLYYLDASSQVPTNSPEFLRYYKKAMTEYTQDSFKRDKNLPLTCATFAGYFLARKQFPNVDSLAHKAIQYTDVNAIASDGWYLLARKEHYEGNLDKASDYYRRADDARGGVERGYLPAKFGLAQLSVLRNDLGEAKLRLEKMIQQSKNLEAMILLGTLYAEEVFANQTAAIKEDKTAETKKALTYLEAVRTAWKDPKKGMLPDAAVLLNLARLYETEFPDRALQCLQQVEQLEIDQVPKSEYPADAEDQAVIRSAIRKHLPPQLLNNIGCFYSQDGKHQLATEYFQAALDSCARISSLNDTEVDTDALLTTISFNLGRSYEYEGDVDKAIETYERLLSRHSNYTDARARLAYIKLRKNPNKEGPDAVAKLYQDNPSDLEVRALYGWFLGKLSAKKRPANINEDPEHRHYKHTLQNYDKHDRYALVGMGNLLLGSAREMRRESEQDRQKRSSMYSRAVEFFDKALQLEPKNAYAAQGVAIALVEDKKDAKTALQAFLKVKETVQDAHVFVNLGHIYTELGQFSKAIESYEIALSKEGKANDAGILSCLGRTWLNKARTDKKFIEHYNMALEYAQKALKVAPEQAHFKFNVAYVQIMLADTLRQFASQDRNSFQLEQAAEGLEQAIKTLDEIAAGPNPPYPKHDIEQRANMARNTVRNQLNRALQAQKEYEAKNKEKRDAAIQQRQAELRRKEEERRKAEEAERLRQEKIRKEREEIAARDRILAEQRAEEEKARMEAELTTDSETGEKVKRKKRSGGGGGERARRERSGEPSTQRPRKGRAEKKKKGSRRRDETGDEESDAGEGGGRAPPKKRVRLASRKEAEKGGKYKSAEIVVDSSDEEGGGYNGQEDPLERTERKMDRNSKRSSRSEDRSSGTEDEEDTYRRGANTRRQRSEGSEDEGDRMAVDRESSPQIRDDDEEETVTRRQAKRSRRAGRVVDSDEEEEDEGGAGEGGGEKEEEQREDKADVNMADAGDDDEE; from the exons ATGGCTTCAACCTACGCCAATGGCTCCCTCAATGGGGCCGCCAACGGACTGGCTACCCATGCCCCTACAAGCAGGCGCTTTGCCGACATCCCTCAAACGATCGATATTCCCGTACAAGACTCGGCCCAAGACCAAGATGAGGACCCCCAGGCTGTCGAAGTAAACCTCGAAGAGCTCGCCGATGACCCGACCGAACTGTGCACCCTTCTCGAGATGGAGCATGCTGCCCGCACCTACTGGATGACGGTGGCTCTTGCCTATGCCAAGCAGAAAAAGGTCGACTTTGCCATTGAGATACTCAGCCGCGGTGTAGTTGCCATGCAGAGCAATCAGCGCGAAAAACTGACAGTTATCACCTGTTTGTGCTGGATGTACCTGTGGAAGAGCAGAGAGGCCCCAAGAGTCGCCCCCGAGGGCACCGACGCGAGGACGAAGGAGTATTACTTGCAGCAGGCCACACAGAGCTTGAACGACGCTTCGAGACTCAACCCCGCTTTCCCACCGCTGTTCTTGGCCCGCGgtgttcttcttctgctcaaGGCCTCCCTTCAAAGTCCCAGTCAGGACCCCAACGGTGTCGACGTCCAGAAGAGCGAACATGTGCGCAATGCGCTCAAGTCATTCGAGGAGGCCATCAGGGTGTCGCACGGGAAGAACATGCTGGCCTCGATGGGCAAGGCGCGGGCGCTTTTCTCGCTGGCCAAGTATCAGGAATCACTGGCCGCCTACCAAGATGTCTTGGCCAAGATGCCAGACCTCGTTGACCCAGACCCGCGCATTGGTGTTGGGTGCTGTCTTTGGCAGCTAGGCTACAAGGATGATGCGAAGGGAGCTTGGGAGAGATCACTGGAGATCAGCCCAGATTCCAAGATTGCCAAGATCTTGCTTGGCCTTTACTACCTCGATGCGAGTAGCCAAGTACCAACCAACAGCCCAGAGTTCCTCCGATATTACAAGAAAGCCATGACCGAGTACACCCAAGACTCATTCAAGCGCGACAAGAATCTCCCCTTGACGTGCGCCACTTTCGCCGGTTACTTCCTCGCCCGGAAGCAGTTCCCCAATGTCGACTCCCTTGCTCACAAAGCTATTCAGTACACCGATGTCAACGCTATTGCTAGCGACGGTTGGTACCTTCTTGCTCGAAAGGAGCATTATGAGGGGAATCTGGATAAGGCGAGCGACTATTACAGACGTGCTGATGATGCCAGAGGTGGTGTAGAGCGCGGCTACCTGCCAGCCAAGTTTGGCCTCGCCCAGCTTTCCGTGCTCAGAAATGATCTCGGAGAGGCGAAGTTGCGTCTGGAAAAGATGATTCAACAGTCCAAGAACCTGGAGGCTATGATTCTTCTCGGCACTCTGTATGCCGAGGAGGTATTTGCTAACCAAACAGCGGCCATCAAGGAAGACAAGACTGCCGAGACCAAGAAGGCGCTCACCTACCTCGAGGCGGTCCGGACCGCATGGAAAGACCCCAAGAAGGGCATGCTCCCGGATGCCGCTGTGTTGCTCAATTTGGCGAGGTTGTACGAGACTGAGTTCCCAGATCGTGCCCTACAGTGCCTCCAGCAGGTTGAGCAGTTAGAGATTGATCAGGTGCCAAAGTCCGAGTATCCCGCCGACGCAGAAGACCAGGCCGTGATCCGGTCAGCAATCCGCAagcaccttcctcctcagctgctCAATAACATTGGCTGCTTTTATTCTCAGGATGGCAAGCACCAGCTCGCCACCGAGTACTTCCAAGCGGCCCTCGACTCCTGCGCCCGCATCAGTAGCCTGAACGACACTGAGGTGGACACCGATGCTCTTCTTACCACCATCTCTTTCAACCTTGGCAGGAGCTACGAGTATGAAGGGGATGTCGATAAGGCTATCGAAACTTACGAGCGCCTTCTGAGCAGGCACAGCAACTACACGGATGCCCGCGCCAGGCTTGCGTACATCAAGCTTCGCAAGAACCCCAACAAGGAGGGTCCCGATGCCGTTGCGAAGCTCTACCAGGACAACCCGTCGGATCTTGAAGTCCGCGCCCTCTATGGTTGGTtcctcggcaagctcagTGCCAAAAAGAGAcccgccaacatcaacgagGACCCCGAGCACCGCCACTACAAGCACACGCTACAAAACTACGACAAACACGACCGCTATGCTCTTGTTGGAATGGGCAACTTGCTGTTGGGATCCGCCAGAGAAATGCGCCGCGAGAGCGAACAGGACAGGCAGAAGCGCAGCAGTATGTACAGCCGCGCGGTTGAATTCTTCGACAAGGCCCTGCAGCTCGAGCCTAAGAATGCGTACGCAGCTCAGGGTGTTGCCATCGCGTTGGTTGAGGACAAGAAAGATGCCAAGACTGCGTTGCAGGCGTTCCTCAAGGTGAAAGAGACAGTTCAGGATGCCCACGTCTTCGTCAATCTCGGGCACATTTACACCGAACTTGGGCAGTTTAGCAAAGCGATTGAGAGCTACGAGATTGCGCTTagcaaggagggcaaggcgAACGATGCGGGCATCCTGTCCTGCTTGGGAAGGACTTGGTTGAACAAGGCGAGGACGGATAAGAAGTTTATTGAGCATTACAACATGGCGTTGGAGTACGCTCAGAAG GCCCTCAAGGTCGCCCCTGAGCAAGCCCACTTCAAGTTCAACGTTGCTTATGTTCAGATCATGCTCGCCGACACCCTCCGGCAATTCGCCTCCCAAGACCGCAACTCCTTCCAGCTCGAGCAAGCAGCTGAGGGTCTGGAACAAGCGATCAAGACGCTCGATGAGATCGCTGCCGGACCTAACCCCCCCTATCCCAAGCACGATATTGAGCAGAGAGCCAACATGGCGCGCAACACTGTGCGCAACCAGCTCAACCGTGCCCTCCAAGCGCAGAAGGAGTACGAAGCTAAGAACAAGGAAAAGCGCGACGCCGCCATCCAGCAGCGCCAGGCCGAGCTCCGtcgcaaggaggaggagaggaggaaggccgAGGAAGCGGAGAGGCTTAGGCAGGAGAAGATCAGGAAGGAGCGTGAGGAGATTGCGGCGAGGGATAGGATTTTGGCGGAGCAgagggcggaggaagagaaggccAGGATGGAGGCCGAGTTGACTACTGATAGTGAGACTGGAGAGAAAGTcaagaggaaaaagaggtctggcggtggaggcggggagagggcgaggagggagaggtctGGGGAGCCGTCGACGCAGAGGCCCAGAaaggggagggcggagaagaagaaaaaggggtcgaggaggagggatgagacgggggatgaggagagcgatgctggtgagggtggggggagggcgcCACCGAAGAAGAGGGTCAGGCTGGCCAGtaggaaggaggcggagaagggtGGGAAGTATAAGAGTGCGGAGATTGTGGTGGACTCGTctgatgaggaaggggggggttatAACGGGCAGGAGGATCCGCTTGAGAGGacggagaggaagatggaccGGAATTCGAAGCGCTCGTCGAGGTCTGAGGACCGGTCTTCGGGtactgaggatgaggaggatacTTATAGGAGGGGGGCGAATACTAGGCGGCAGAGGAGTGAggggagtgaggatgagggagataGGATGGCGGTTGATCGGGAGAGTAGTCCCCAGATtagggatgatgatgaggaggagacggttACGAGACGGCaggcgaagaggagcagGCGGGCTGGACGGGTGGTGGatagtgatgaggaggaagaggatgagggcggtgctggtgagggagggggtgagaaggaggaggagcagcgtGAGGATAAGGCGGATGTCAACATGGCTGatgccggtgatgatgatgaggagtgA
- a CDS encoding hypothetical protein (EggNog:ENOG503PYIB), with protein MPVYFEQDCHTRRDIVTVTATTTIISSIPTPEKPSPPEPRARYPFQPYHPLPPRALINSSASITTSIASTKSATTLSSTTSATTSPPSSKTASPPSSITTTSTLSTLSSISRTLTTLPSTSKTCPVTTIIVTAPPVTTTSTSTFTITSTIPFDNSTTPCSGQICGAYTPFPCGGSPLGSCLCGIDSNGKSFCFLNDHCSAEKDCTKNSECDSGHKCVIGSCCTGGKCVKEMRDKCINPQAPEIIFGLRAEMRKAKCSNATPGECK; from the exons ATGCCTGTATACTTTGAGCAGGACTGTCACACCCGCAGAGAC ATTGTCACGGTGACTGCCACCACGACAATTATCAGTTCGATCCCAACGCCCGAGAAGCCATCGCCTCCTGAACCCCGAGCCCGCTACCCGTTCCAACCATACCACCCACTTCCCCCTCGAGCCCTAATcaactcctccgcctccatcaccacgTCGATCGCATCTACAAAGTCCGCTACCACACTCTCCAGTACCACTTCTGCCACAACCAGCCCACCGTCGTCCAAGACCGCCAGCCCACcctcatccatcaccacaaccagtACCTTAtcgaccctctcctccatctcccgaACGCTAACCACtcttccatcaacctccaaaacctGTCCCGTGACAACGATCATCGTCACTGCCCCTCCCGTAACCACCACCTCTACATCCACATTCACTATTACCAGCACAATCCCCTTCGAtaactccaccaccccttgcTCCGGCCAAATATGTGGCGCCTACACTCCGTTCCCCTGTGGCGGAAGTCCCCTAGGCTCCTGCCTTTGCGGAATCGACTCCAATGGAAAGTCGTTTTGTTTCCTGAACGATCACTGCAGCGCAGAAAAGGACTGCACTAAAAACAGTGAGTGCGACTCTGGGCACAAGTGTGTGATTGGAAGCTGTTGCACAGGTGGGAAGTGTGTCAAGGAGATGAGGGATAAGTGTATCAACCCGCAGGCACCAGAGATTATCTTTGGGTTGAGGGCCGAGATGAGGAAGGCGAAGTGTAGTAATGCTACTCCGGGAGAGTGTAAGTGA